A genome region from Triticum aestivum cultivar Chinese Spring chromosome 2B, IWGSC CS RefSeq v2.1, whole genome shotgun sequence includes the following:
- the LOC123040908 gene encoding peroxidase 2-like, whose protein sequence is MANDKLAALVVVALLGCMAHTCQASYGYPNPMPPIPSPTPPTAPALSLNYYSYSCPNAEAIVREAVKNATDNNRGIGAGLIRLFFHDCFVRGCDASVLLDPTTANPEPEKLGIPNFPSLRGFEVIDAAKEKLEKECKEVVSCADIVAFAGRDATFFLSNGMVDFKMPAGRYDGRVSFANETLRDLPPPFANVTVLESMFKAKGLDLDDMVTLSGAHTVGISHCSSFADRLPADPSDPTSMEPTLASSLQQRCNRGGDPVVVQDVVTPRDLDRQYYQNVLDRKVLFKSDAALLSPQTLKAVEHNAKNPGKWERKFKEAMVKMGNIEVKTKANGEIRKQCRFVD, encoded by the exons ATGGCTAATGATAAGCTTGCTGCCTTGGTTGTGGTAGCATTGCTCGGTTGTATGGCGCACACATGCCAAGCGAGCTACGGGTATCCCAACCCAATGCCGCCCATCCCAAGCCCGACACCACCTACGGCACCGGCGCTCTCCCTGAACTACTACAGCTATTCCTGCCCTAATGCGGAGGCAATTGTGAGGGAGGCCGTAAAGAACGCCACAGACAACAATCGCGGCATCGGTGCCGGGCTCATCCGCCTCTTCTTCCACGACTGTTTCGTCAGG GGTTGCGATGCCTCGGTTCTCCTAGACCCGACGACGGCCAACCCGGAGCCGGAGAAGCTTGGCATCCCAAACTTCCCTAGCCTCCGCGGCTTCGAGGTGATTGACGCTGCGAAGGAGAAGCTTGAGAAGGAGTGCAAGGAGGTTGTCTCGTGCGCTGACATCGTCGCCTTCGCTGGGCGCGACGCCACCTTCTTCCTCAGCAACGGCATGGTAGACTTCAAGATGCCGGCTGGCCGGTACGACGGGCGTGTGTCTTTCGCCAACGAGACCCTCCGTGACCTGCCCCCTCCTTTCGCCAACGTCACGGTGCTGGAGTCAATGTTCAAAGCCAAGGGGCTCGACCTCGACGACATGGTCACCCTCTCCGGCGCGCACACCGTCGGGATCTCTCACTGCTCGTCCTTCGCTGACCGCCTTCCAGCCGACCCCTCGGACCCCACGTCCATGGAACCCACGTTGGCTAGCTCGCTACAGCAGAGGTGCAACCGCGGTGGTGACCCCGTGGTGGTGCAGGACGTCGTTACCCCCCGTGACCTGGACAGACAGTACTACCAGAACGTACTTGACCGTAAAGTGCTATTCAAATCGGACGCGGCACTGCTGTCGCCGCAGACACTCAAGGCTGTGGAACACAACGCCAAGAACCCCGGGAAGTGGGAGCGAAAGTTCAAGGAGGCAATGGTTAAGATGGGCAACATCGAGGTGAAGACCAAGGCCAACGGGGAGATCAGAAAGCAGTGCCGTTTCGTCGACTAG